One Anatilimnocola floriformis genomic window, TTTCGATCCGAACCGATGATGAGCCCTTCATCGACGTGCCGCCGGTCTACGCACAGATCGAAGCTGCTTTGCCAGACAATCGGCTGCGCGCAGCTAAGCATGCGGAGACCAATGATGAGTAAAACGTTGCGCCACAATCGTCGCGGAGCAATTCTCATCGTGGCCCTGCTGTGCCTGCTGGTGATCATGTCGCTGCTGGGCACGATGCTGTTGGCAGCGCTGCAGAGCACTCGGCAACTGCATGCCGAGCGTGACTTGCGGCAGTGTGAATTGCTGCTCCAAGCCGGGATCGATCGAGCCTTGACTCAGATTGCCAAACAGCCCGATTACCGCGGCGAAACGCACGAGTTTTCTGCAGCCGACATTATCGATCAGGGGCCAGGACGCCTCGTCATCGAAGTCACGCCGGCCACCGCCGATTCGCGCGTGCAAATCCACATCGACGCTGAGTATCCGGCTGACAGCGAATTTTCTGTCCGCCGTTCGCGCACTCTTTCCATCCCAACTAATACCAATTAATTCATTCGATCGCCGAGGAGAAGACCATGGTCACCCGTTCCAACCGCCGAGCATTCACGCTGATCGAGCTACTCGTGGTAATCGCCATCATTGGTGTGCTGATCGCTCTGCTGCTGCCCGCAGTGCAGGCTGCGAGAGAAGCGGCGAGGCGCACTTCGTGCCTCAATAACGTCACGCAACTGGGACTCGCCGTGCACAACTTCGAATTCCATTTTGAAAAGCTTCCGCCGGGCACTGTCAACGACGAGGGGCCGGTGCGGAATGAAGCCAAGGGAACTCATGTGAGCTGGATTGTGAAGATCCTCCCTTACCTGGAACAAAGAGCGCTGGCCAAACGCTTCCATGAAGCCGACGGCGCTTATGCCGATGTGAACGCACCCGTACGAGGAGCACAGATCCGCGTCTTGCAATGCGCCTCGGACGGCGTGCCGATGACGAACCAGGCCGGAACGATTGCCCGCAGCAACTATGCCGGCTGTCATCACGATGCCGAAGCTCCGATCGACAAAGACAATCGCGGCTTGCTCTTTCTCAACAGCCAGGTACGGCACTCGCAGATTTTCGACGGCAGCTCGTCGACCTTGTTGATTGGTGAGATGCTCGATTCGCCGGACGGCTTGGGATGGGTCTCGGGAACTCGCGCCACGCTGCGGAACACGGGCGCACTGGAAACCGGAGAGGCATACCTGGCCGCGGGGAACTCACTTGGCGGCGACAAGCAAAAACTCGGACCACTCTATGTGGGCGGTTTTGGGAGTTATCACCCGGGTGGAGTGAACATCGGACTTGCTGATGGCTGCACGAGGTTTCTGTCGCTGCAGATTGATCCACAAACGTTACGCCAGCTTGGAAATCGTGCGGACGGGGAGATCATGAAGCTCTATTGATCAAATGGAGTTTCATACTGCCCAGCTAGTCGTTTTGAGATAGGCTCTAAGATATGCGACACGTTGACGCACTGAGGTGACATTGCTTGTCAGACTCCACGGAGTACTTAAGGTTACTCGCAAGCTTTTGTGAAATAATCTCTCTCAAATAGTTGACATTCACGCTTGAGAGTCAGTAGAACCTACGCCGCATCAAAGATGCACTGGGGCGATCTGAGGGATCAAGCTGCATGATATGCAGCTAACGGAATGAACGCCGTGAATGTGTTACAGGCTGGCGTTGTCATTATTTCACTCGACCGGCGTGAAGCTGGTTTGTTTGATATTTTCTTTTCAGATTTTCTGCGAGTTGATTGACCCAAGTTGTCAATCAGTGCGTGTCTTATCTGTAACTCGGGTTTGAAGTCCGAGTGTCGTCATTTCTTTTGTTAACTGGGTTGTCGCGCGCTTAAGCATAAGGATATTGCACCATGAATCGATCTTCTTCGCGTCGTGATGTTGGTTCCCGCCTGGAAAACTCTCGTCGTCGTGAGGCCGCCACTGCACAGAGACTGGTGCGGCGGCGGATGTTGCTGGAGCAACTCGAAGACCGTTCGCTGATGGCGACGTTCAATGTGACGGCGGGTGTAGCGGATGGCGCCGCGGGTAGTCTGAGAGCTGCGATCACGGCAGCCAATTCCAACGGTCAGAATGACACTATCAATCTGGCGGCTGGCACATACGTGTTGTCGTCGGCGCTGCCACAGCTTTCCGAGATGGGAAAGAGCATCACGTTTCAAGGCGATACGGCAGCCAATACGATCGTCGATGCCAACAACACAGGACGGGTGTTCGATGCGTATTGGACAGTGACCGCGACGTTTAATGATTTGACAATCAAAAACGGTGGTTCCACAGGGAGTCGTCCTTCGGGTGCGGGCATCCAGGGCTACAACTCAACG contains:
- a CDS encoding DUF1559 domain-containing protein produces the protein MVTRSNRRAFTLIELLVVIAIIGVLIALLLPAVQAAREAARRTSCLNNVTQLGLAVHNFEFHFEKLPPGTVNDEGPVRNEAKGTHVSWIVKILPYLEQRALAKRFHEADGAYADVNAPVRGAQIRVLQCASDGVPMTNQAGTIARSNYAGCHHDAEAPIDKDNRGLLFLNSQVRHSQIFDGSSSTLLIGEMLDSPDGLGWVSGTRATLRNTGALETGEAYLAAGNSLGGDKQKLGPLYVGGFGSYHPGGVNIGLADGCTRFLSLQIDPQTLRQLGNRADGEIMKLY